A part of Streptomyces sp. NBC_01235 genomic DNA contains:
- the eccCa gene encoding type VII secretion protein EccCa: MSHIVVKRPPRALPSEVPMGEVVLQPPPELPRGHQESVLMQLLPTLGMGGSVVFFFTSGQPFMRIMGMVMIASTVAMSIAMVVRFRRGSQGQLADMRRDYLGYLAQTRRTALDTARAQRDAQYYLHPSPEQLWALVAEGSRVWERRPGDEDFAQVRVGLGAQALATPLVAPETGPVEQLEPLTAGALQRFIAVHDSLDDLPMAVSLRAFYHVTVSGEPQSVRSCARALAGSLAALHSAEDLLLVVAAGREELPHWDWAKWLPHVQASGAVDGAGSRRLIGADPRELEHLLGARLSGRPRFHPNAAPLPDEPHLVVVLDGVSLPPDSVLANPEGLQGVTVLEIVPGELTGAGGELDIVVQPGALRLESAHGAVYEGTPDALSPESAEALARQLAPLRMASGGDDDEPLLANLEFTDLLNLGDAASVDPLRTWRPRSLAERLRVPIGVGEDGRPVMLDLKEAAQEGMGPHGLCVGATGSGKSELLRTLVLGLAVTHSSETLNFVLADFKGGATFAGMAQMPHVAAVITNLADDLTLVDRMGDSIRGELNRRQEMLRDAGNYANIHDYEKARAAGAALQPIPSLVLVIDEFSELLTAKPDFIEMFVQIGRIGRSLGVHLLLASQRLEEGRLRGLETYLSYRVGLRTFSAAESRAALGVPDAYSLPNVPGSGFLKFGTDEMVRFKAAYVSGVYRSGGQRAATGGGSLPVDRRPVLFTSAEVPVRYAAVPQQLRSGDGPEVDEALADTVLDVIVRRLEAQGPAAHQVWLPPLDSPPSLDALLPGLTAVQGRGLTQPGYEGAGRLVVPVGLVDKPFEQRRDSLWVDFSGAAGHMQIVGGPQSGKSTLVRTLISAFALTHTPHEVQFYGLDFGGGGMATVAGLPHVGGIASRLDPERVRRTVAEVYGVLTRREEYFRSAGIPSIADFRARRARGDISVTDQPWGDVFLVIDGWGNFRADYEAMDQIIHEIAARGLGYGIHLVLTASRSMEVRAALKDHLMNRLELRLGDTMDSEIDRKVAANVPSGVPGRGQSPQKLHFMAAVPRIDGLTSDTDLSDATQALATEVSRHWQAPPAPEVRLLPREFPASQLPPGGRFPRRGVAFALDENNLEPVYVDFEQDPFFLVFGESESGKSNLLRLLIKQLTERYSGDECKLFVVDNRRSLLDVTPSTHLAEYIPMSNAMEHHMAALADLMRRRTPTADVTAQQLRDRSWWRGPTVYVVIDDYDLVATSSGNPLAGLTELLPFARDVGVRFIVARSTAGAGRAGYEAFMQRIKELGAQGVVLAGDPGEGDLLGGVRPRPMPAGRGVFVSRRRGKPLVQVGWVEEGV; this comes from the coding sequence GTGAGCCATATCGTCGTGAAGCGCCCGCCGCGGGCGCTGCCGTCCGAGGTGCCCATGGGCGAGGTCGTCCTGCAGCCTCCGCCGGAGCTGCCGCGGGGCCATCAGGAGAGCGTCCTGATGCAACTGCTGCCGACGCTCGGCATGGGCGGCTCGGTGGTCTTCTTCTTCACGAGCGGGCAGCCGTTCATGAGGATCATGGGCATGGTCATGATCGCGTCGACCGTGGCGATGTCGATCGCGATGGTGGTGCGCTTCCGCCGCGGCTCGCAGGGGCAGTTGGCGGACATGCGCCGGGACTACCTTGGCTATCTGGCGCAGACCCGGCGCACCGCGCTGGACACCGCGCGGGCCCAGCGGGACGCGCAGTACTACCTGCACCCCTCCCCCGAGCAGCTGTGGGCCCTGGTCGCCGAGGGCAGCCGGGTGTGGGAACGGCGGCCCGGGGACGAGGACTTCGCCCAGGTCCGTGTCGGTCTGGGCGCCCAGGCGCTGGCCACCCCGCTGGTCGCCCCCGAGACCGGCCCGGTGGAGCAGCTGGAGCCGCTGACGGCGGGCGCGCTGCAGCGCTTCATCGCCGTCCACGACAGCCTGGACGACCTGCCGATGGCCGTGTCCCTGCGTGCCTTCTACCACGTCACGGTCAGCGGCGAGCCGCAGTCGGTGCGCTCCTGTGCCCGGGCCCTGGCCGGTTCGCTGGCCGCGCTGCACTCGGCCGAGGACCTGCTCCTCGTCGTCGCGGCGGGCCGGGAGGAACTGCCGCACTGGGACTGGGCCAAGTGGCTGCCGCACGTCCAGGCGTCCGGCGCGGTGGACGGGGCGGGCAGCCGCAGACTGATCGGCGCCGACCCCCGTGAGCTGGAGCACCTGCTCGGGGCCCGGCTCTCCGGTCGGCCGCGGTTCCACCCGAACGCGGCGCCGTTGCCCGACGAACCGCACCTCGTCGTCGTCCTGGACGGCGTCTCCCTCCCACCGGACTCGGTTCTGGCCAACCCCGAGGGGCTGCAGGGCGTGACGGTGCTCGAGATCGTCCCCGGTGAGCTCACGGGGGCGGGCGGCGAGCTGGACATCGTCGTACAGCCCGGCGCGCTGCGGCTGGAGTCGGCGCACGGGGCCGTCTACGAGGGGACGCCCGACGCTCTCTCGCCGGAGTCCGCCGAGGCGCTCGCCCGGCAGCTCGCGCCGCTGCGGATGGCCTCCGGCGGTGACGACGACGAGCCGCTGCTGGCCAACCTGGAGTTCACCGACCTGCTGAACCTCGGGGACGCGGCGTCCGTGGACCCGTTGCGCACCTGGCGGCCGCGTTCGCTGGCCGAGCGGCTGCGGGTGCCGATCGGGGTGGGCGAGGACGGCCGTCCGGTGATGCTGGACCTCAAGGAGGCGGCGCAGGAGGGCATGGGCCCGCACGGCCTGTGCGTGGGCGCGACCGGTTCCGGCAAGTCCGAACTGCTGCGCACCCTGGTGCTGGGGCTGGCGGTCACGCACTCCTCCGAGACCCTCAACTTCGTCCTCGCCGACTTCAAGGGCGGCGCGACCTTCGCCGGCATGGCGCAGATGCCGCACGTGGCGGCCGTCATCACCAACCTGGCGGACGACCTGACGCTGGTCGACCGGATGGGCGACTCCATCCGGGGCGAGCTCAACCGCCGTCAGGAGATGCTGCGGGACGCGGGCAACTACGCCAACATCCACGACTACGAGAAGGCGCGGGCCGCGGGAGCCGCCCTGCAGCCGATCCCCTCCCTGGTCCTGGTGATCGACGAGTTCAGCGAGCTGCTGACGGCGAAGCCGGACTTCATCGAGATGTTCGTGCAGATCGGCCGGATCGGCCGCTCGCTCGGCGTGCACCTGCTGCTGGCCTCGCAGCGCCTGGAGGAGGGTCGGCTGCGCGGCCTGGAGACGTACCTGTCGTACCGCGTCGGTCTGCGCACCTTCTCCGCGGCGGAGTCGCGGGCGGCGCTGGGTGTGCCCGACGCGTACTCGCTGCCGAACGTGCCGGGTTCCGGGTTCCTGAAGTTCGGCACGGACGAGATGGTGCGGTTCAAGGCGGCCTACGTGTCCGGGGTCTACCGCTCGGGCGGTCAGCGGGCGGCGACGGGAGGCGGCTCGCTGCCGGTGGACCGGCGGCCCGTGCTGTTCACCTCGGCCGAGGTCCCGGTGCGGTACGCGGCCGTGCCGCAGCAACTCCGCTCCGGGGACGGTCCCGAGGTCGACGAGGCGCTCGCCGACACCGTGCTGGACGTGATCGTGCGCCGGCTGGAGGCACAGGGCCCGGCGGCGCACCAGGTGTGGCTGCCGCCGCTGGACAGCCCGCCCTCGCTGGACGCACTGCTTCCGGGGCTCACGGCGGTGCAGGGCCGCGGGCTCACGCAGCCGGGCTACGAGGGCGCGGGCCGGCTGGTCGTGCCGGTCGGCCTGGTGGACAAGCCGTTCGAGCAGCGCCGCGACTCCCTGTGGGTGGACTTCTCCGGCGCGGCGGGCCACATGCAGATCGTCGGCGGCCCGCAGTCCGGCAAGTCGACGCTGGTACGCACGCTGATCTCGGCGTTCGCCCTCACCCACACACCCCACGAGGTCCAGTTCTACGGCCTCGACTTCGGTGGTGGCGGCATGGCGACGGTGGCCGGCCTGCCGCACGTGGGCGGGATCGCCTCGCGGCTGGACCCGGAGCGGGTGCGGCGCACGGTGGCCGAGGTGTACGGCGTGCTGACCCGCCGCGAGGAGTACTTCCGCTCGGCCGGGATCCCCTCGATCGCGGACTTCCGGGCCCGGCGGGCGCGGGGCGACATCTCGGTGACGGACCAGCCGTGGGGCGATGTCTTCCTGGTCATCGACGGGTGGGGCAACTTCCGCGCGGACTACGAGGCCATGGACCAGATCATCCACGAGATCGCGGCGCGCGGTCTGGGCTACGGCATCCACCTGGTCCTGACCGCCTCGCGTTCGATGGAGGTCAGGGCCGCCCTCAAGGACCACCTGATGAACCGTCTGGAGCTGCGGCTCGGCGACACGATGGACTCCGAGATCGACCGCAAGGTCGCCGCGAACGTCCCTTCGGGCGTTCCGGGCCGTGGCCAGTCTCCGCAGAAGCTGCACTTCATGGCGGCGGTGCCGCGGATCGACGGCCTCACCTCCGACACCGACCTCTCCGACGCCACTCAGGCGCTGGCCACGGAGGTCTCCCGGCACTGGCAGGCGCCGCCGGCTCCCGAAGTGCGGCTGCTGCCACGCGAGTTCCCGGCGAGTCAGCTGCCGCCGGGCGGGCGCTTCCCGCGCCGCGGGGTCGCCTTCGCCCTCGACGAGAACAACCTCGAGCCGGTCTACGTCGACTTCGAGCAGGACCCGTTCTTCCTCGTCTTCGGCGAGAGCGAGTCCGGCAAGTCGAACCTGCTGCGGCTGCTGATCAAGCAGCTGACGGAGCGCTACTCGGGCGACGAGTGCAAGCTGTTCGTGGTCGACAACAGGCGCTCCCTGCTGGACGTGACCCCGTCCACCCACCTGGCCGAGTACATCCCGATGTCCAACGCCATGGAGCATCACATGGCCGCGCTGGCGGACCTGATGCGGCGCCGGACACCGACGGCCGACGTGACGGCACAGCAACTCCGGGACCGGAGCTGGTGGCGTGGACCGACGGTGTACGTCGTCATCGACGACTACGACCTCGTCGCGACGTCGAGCGGCAATCCGCTGGCCGGACTGACGGAGCTGCTGCCGTTCGCCCGGGACGTGGGCGTGCGGTTCATCGTCGCCCGGTCGACGGCGGGTGCGGGGCGGGCCGGGTACGAGGCGTTCATGCAGCGGATCAAGGAACTGGGCGCCCAGGGCGTGGTGCTGGCGGGTGACCCCGGGGAGGGTGACCTCCTGGGCGGCGTACGGCCTCGTCCGATGCCTGCGGGACGGGGGGTCTTTGTCTCCCGGCGGCGGGGGAAGCCGTTGGTGCAGGTGGGGTGGGTGGAGGAGGGGGTGTGA
- the rpsO gene encoding 30S ribosomal protein S15: MPLDAATKKQIITEFGQKEGDTGSPEVQVAMLSRRISDLTEHLKTHKHDHHSRRGLLILVGQRRRLLQYLAKKDIQRFRALVDRLGIRRGAAGAK, from the coding sequence GTGCCGCTCGACGCCGCTACGAAGAAGCAGATCATCACCGAGTTCGGCCAGAAGGAGGGCGACACCGGCTCCCCCGAGGTCCAGGTCGCCATGCTGTCGCGCCGGATCTCGGACCTGACCGAGCACCTCAAGACCCACAAGCACGACCACCACTCCCGTCGTGGTCTGCTGATCCTGGTCGGTCAGCGTCGCCGCCTGCTGCAGTACCTCGCCAAGAAGGACATCCAGCGCTTCCGTGCGCTGGTCGACCGCCTCGGCATCCGCCGCGGTGCGGCGGGCGCCAAGTAG
- a CDS encoding DUF397 domain-containing protein — translation MADAEDKELKARKERERDELYALDISGVEWQCAPGTEKHEERVEIAYLPEGAVAMRSSLDPETVLRYTEAEWRAFVLGARDGEFDLEPAPHNGGLAAE, via the coding sequence ATGGCCGATGCCGAGGACAAGGAACTCAAAGCGCGCAAGGAGCGGGAGCGGGACGAGCTGTACGCGCTCGACATCTCCGGCGTCGAGTGGCAGTGCGCGCCGGGCACGGAGAAGCACGAGGAGCGCGTCGAGATCGCCTACCTGCCCGAGGGGGCCGTGGCGATGCGGTCGTCGCTCGACCCGGAGACGGTGCTGCGCTACACCGAGGCGGAGTGGCGGGCCTTCGTGCTGGGCGCGCGTGACGGCGAGTTCGATCTGGAGCCGGCGCCGCACAACGGGGGCCTGGCGGCGGAGTAG
- a CDS encoding alpha/beta hydrolase, with protein MDLATLKALKPTEYSEAADGYRSTSDMASAAKDRIENQIAVAMRNSLKGEAATAAIKQLGELGKNFHYIQVECGLVSTALEAFSYEVGAAKSKLDTALAGAQAAKLTVHADGSVSYPAGGEKDADGKIPDGGTVSGLTDGTAAAIGRQSANFDPNPNHRLAQDYADQIAAALKEATEADEKWAPKLRALKADDDLTVSDGDWADVSSDTKGVTEAGKKYLDSLPQPPKDGSPEANGEWWQGLNAEEQAAWISMRPETVGAMDGLPATVRDEANRVVFDETRAKMQTELDSIPKPPANEWTWISAGGYPSKVHTDEWMDWYREYGDRSEQLTQHLKGMQYIQDRFDRTGEGGLPEAYLLGFDPVGLGDGKIIMANGNPDLADHVAVYVPGTYAGLEKIGENDTHGDLGRGETLWAESSKLAPGQKVSTITWLDYNAPDHIIPEASSGSRAEEGGPRLYDFLQGSRAAHEDVSGNAAHTTVLGHSYGSTVVGASAQSGSWSDPEAVDDYMFAGSPGVQADHAADLGVGANHVWAMGGPWDDQVVRQGGRLMGLGDNLTIPTDESFGGNVMKSDSGGHSGFWDTDGHKASLSLENQARVITGRYGDVVLED; from the coding sequence ATGGACCTCGCAACGCTCAAGGCCCTCAAGCCGACCGAATACTCGGAAGCCGCCGACGGATACCGCAGCACCTCTGACATGGCGAGTGCGGCCAAGGACCGCATCGAGAACCAGATCGCCGTGGCCATGAGGAACTCCCTGAAGGGCGAGGCGGCGACCGCGGCAATCAAGCAGCTGGGTGAGCTGGGCAAGAACTTCCACTACATCCAGGTGGAATGCGGTCTGGTCAGCACCGCGCTGGAAGCCTTCTCGTACGAGGTGGGAGCCGCCAAGTCCAAGCTCGACACGGCGCTCGCGGGTGCCCAGGCCGCCAAGCTCACGGTGCACGCCGACGGCTCGGTGTCCTATCCGGCGGGCGGGGAGAAGGACGCCGACGGCAAGATCCCCGACGGTGGCACGGTGAGCGGCCTGACGGACGGCACGGCCGCCGCGATCGGCCGCCAGTCTGCCAACTTCGACCCCAACCCCAACCACCGCCTCGCCCAGGACTACGCCGACCAGATCGCCGCCGCCCTCAAGGAGGCCACGGAGGCCGACGAGAAGTGGGCTCCGAAGCTGCGCGCGCTGAAGGCGGACGACGACCTGACCGTCTCCGACGGCGACTGGGCCGACGTCTCCTCGGACACGAAGGGCGTGACCGAGGCGGGCAAGAAGTACCTCGACTCGCTCCCGCAGCCGCCCAAAGACGGCAGCCCCGAGGCGAACGGGGAATGGTGGCAGGGCTTGAACGCGGAGGAACAGGCCGCGTGGATCTCCATGCGGCCAGAAACCGTGGGTGCGATGGACGGGCTGCCCGCCACGGTTCGCGATGAGGCGAACCGCGTCGTGTTCGACGAAACGCGAGCCAAGATGCAGACGGAGTTGGACTCGATCCCGAAGCCGCCGGCCAATGAGTGGACCTGGATCAGTGCCGGTGGCTACCCGTCCAAGGTTCACACCGATGAGTGGATGGACTGGTACAGAGAGTATGGGGATCGCTCCGAGCAGCTGACGCAGCACCTCAAGGGCATGCAGTACATCCAGGACCGTTTCGACCGGACCGGTGAAGGGGGTCTGCCCGAGGCATACCTGCTCGGCTTCGACCCCGTGGGGCTGGGCGACGGGAAAATCATTATGGCCAACGGAAATCCGGATCTGGCAGACCATGTGGCCGTGTATGTCCCCGGTACCTACGCCGGCCTCGAGAAGATCGGGGAGAACGACACCCATGGAGACCTCGGCCGTGGGGAGACGCTGTGGGCGGAGAGCTCCAAGCTCGCTCCGGGCCAGAAGGTGTCCACCATCACCTGGCTCGACTACAACGCTCCGGACCACATCATTCCGGAGGCGAGCAGTGGATCGCGCGCGGAGGAGGGCGGTCCGCGTCTGTACGACTTCCTCCAGGGAAGCAGAGCGGCCCATGAGGATGTCTCCGGGAACGCCGCCCACACCACGGTCCTCGGACACAGCTACGGAAGCACGGTTGTCGGTGCCTCCGCACAGTCCGGGAGTTGGAGCGACCCTGAGGCTGTCGACGACTACATGTTCGCGGGGAGCCCGGGCGTCCAGGCGGATCATGCGGCCGACCTGGGCGTCGGCGCGAACCATGTCTGGGCGATGGGCGGCCCCTGGGACGACCAGGTCGTCCGCCAGGGCGGTCGCCTGATGGGGCTCGGCGACAACCTGACCATTCCCACCGATGAATCGTTCGGTGGGAATGTAATGAAGAGCGACTCGGGTGGTCACAGCGGATTCTGGGATACAGACGGCCACAAGGCGTCACTCAGCCTGGAGAACCAGGCCCGAGTGATCACAGGAAGGTACGGAGATGTCGTTCTGGAGGACTGA
- the eccD gene encoding type VII secretion integral membrane protein EccD translates to MSTTASAAATGEGRGAGAAPVAGTGLGFCRVTIVAPDSRIDVALPDDIPVADIYPEILRLSRQRPAEGAPVGYHLVRRDGTVLDSSRSFAAQHILDGELLTLRPFSESLPPAVFDDVSEAVASAVTREHTLWSGDLTRAAGLVGGGVLPALLAFVAWTGDPRHDMYGLPGVLAAVVGVLLVALACVRARVYDDRGSAVALGLGALPNVAVAGSGLLPLADGQGIGKLQFLLACAAVLLASVLLTLCSPRGDGPFVAFVVASGAGLAAVFAATLAHWTPAETAALCAPVGVGALAFLPGLSMRFARLPIGFDAPDSAARSAYGTDPTPREPVDAERIAAQARRGHELLVGLVGGCAAITVGACAVLGFSDDVWAQLLALATGIALLMRAHLFRYTAQVAPVLAAGLGSLVLLGLGLALNPPHSVVRAALTGDRTDLDIRTVWLVAAIAAASAIVTAIGLITSRGGLTPFWGRFTEIAEGFVLLTLVPLALAVFDVYATARSMTG, encoded by the coding sequence GTGAGTACCACGGCCTCCGCGGCAGCCACCGGAGAAGGACGCGGCGCCGGAGCCGCTCCCGTGGCGGGCACGGGGCTCGGCTTCTGCCGGGTCACCATCGTCGCCCCCGACAGCCGGATCGACGTGGCGCTGCCCGACGACATCCCCGTCGCCGACATCTACCCGGAGATCCTCAGGCTCTCCCGGCAGAGGCCCGCCGAGGGCGCCCCGGTGGGCTACCACCTCGTCCGCCGGGACGGCACCGTCCTCGACAGTTCCCGTTCGTTCGCCGCCCAGCACATCCTCGACGGCGAACTCCTCACGCTGCGCCCCTTCTCCGAGTCGCTGCCGCCCGCCGTCTTCGACGACGTGTCCGAGGCGGTCGCCTCCGCCGTGACGCGCGAACACACCCTGTGGAGCGGCGACCTGACCCGCGCCGCGGGCCTCGTCGGCGGAGGCGTCCTGCCGGCCCTGCTCGCCTTCGTGGCCTGGACCGGCGACCCGCGCCACGACATGTACGGCCTGCCCGGCGTCCTCGCCGCGGTCGTCGGCGTCCTGCTGGTCGCCCTCGCCTGTGTCCGGGCCCGCGTCTACGACGACCGCGGCTCCGCCGTCGCCCTGGGGCTCGGCGCACTGCCCAACGTGGCGGTGGCGGGCTCCGGGCTCCTCCCGCTCGCCGACGGCCAGGGCATCGGCAAGCTGCAGTTCCTGCTGGCCTGCGCCGCGGTCCTGCTGGCTTCGGTGCTGCTCACCCTGTGCTCCCCACGCGGAGACGGCCCGTTCGTCGCCTTCGTGGTCGCCTCCGGCGCGGGCCTGGCGGCGGTGTTCGCGGCGACCCTCGCGCACTGGACCCCGGCCGAGACCGCCGCCCTGTGCGCCCCCGTCGGCGTGGGCGCCCTGGCCTTCCTGCCCGGCCTGTCCATGCGCTTCGCCCGTCTGCCGATCGGCTTCGACGCCCCGGACTCCGCGGCGCGCAGCGCGTACGGCACCGATCCCACCCCCCGGGAGCCGGTCGACGCCGAGCGGATCGCCGCCCAGGCCCGCCGCGGCCACGAGCTGCTGGTGGGCCTGGTCGGCGGCTGCGCGGCGATCACGGTCGGCGCCTGCGCGGTCCTCGGGTTCTCCGACGACGTCTGGGCACAGCTCCTCGCGCTGGCCACGGGCATCGCGCTGCTGATGCGGGCCCACCTCTTCCGCTACACCGCCCAGGTCGCCCCCGTGCTGGCGGCGGGCCTCGGTTCCCTCGTCCTGCTCGGACTCGGCCTGGCGCTCAACCCGCCCCACTCGGTGGTCCGCGCCGCCCTGACGGGCGACCGCACCGACCTGGACATCCGCACGGTCTGGCTCGTCGCCGCGATCGCGGCGGCCTCCGCGATCGTCACCGCGATCGGCCTGATCACCTCGCGGGGCGGTCTCACGCCGTTCTGGGGCCGGTTCACGGAGATCGCCGAGGGTTTCGTCCTGCTGACGCTGGTGCCGTTGGCACTGGCCGTCTTCGATGTGTACGCGACCGCCCGGTCGATGACCGGGTGA
- a CDS encoding polyribonucleotide nucleotidyltransferase has protein sequence MENETHYAEAVIDNGSFGTRTIRFETGRLAKQAAGSAVAYLDDDTMVLSATTASKNPKDQLDFFPLTVDVEERMYAAGKIPGSFFRREGRPSEDAILTCRLIDRPLRPSFKKGLRNEIQVVATIMALNPDHLYDVVAINAASASTQLAGLPFSGPIGGVRVALINGQWVAFPTHTELEDAVFDMVVAGRVLEDGDVAIMMVEAEATEKTIQLVQGGAEAPTEEVVASGLDAAKPFIKVLCKAQADLAAKAAKPTGEFPVFLDYQDDVLEALSAAVRPELASALTIAGKQDREAELDRVKVLAAEKLLPEFEGREKEISAAYRSLTKSLVRERVIKEKKRIDGRGLTDIRTLAAEVEAIPRVHGSALFERGETQILGVTTLNMLRMEQQLDTLSPVTRKRYMHNYNFPPYSVGETGRVGSPKRREIGHGALAERAIVPVLPTREEFPYAIRQVSEALGSNGSTSMGSVCASTMSLLNAGVPLKAPVAGIAMGLISQEINGETHYVALTDILGAEDAFGDMDFKVAGTKEFVTALQLDTKLDGIPASVLAAALKQARDARLHILDVMMEAIDTPDEMSPNAPRIITVKIPVDKIGEVIGPKGKMINQIQEDTGAEITIEDDGTIYIGAQVGSQAEAARATINAIANPTMPEVGERYLGTVVKTTTFGAFVSLLPGKDGLLHISQIRKLAGGKRVENVEDVLGVGAKVQVEIAEIDSRGKLSLIPVVEGEEADDDKKDDTDK, from the coding sequence GTGGAGAACGAGACCCACTACGCCGAGGCCGTCATCGACAACGGTTCCTTCGGCACCCGCACCATCCGCTTCGAGACGGGCCGCCTGGCCAAGCAGGCCGCCGGCTCCGCCGTGGCGTACCTGGACGACGACACCATGGTGCTGTCGGCCACCACCGCTTCCAAGAACCCCAAGGACCAGCTCGACTTCTTCCCCCTCACGGTGGACGTCGAGGAGCGGATGTACGCCGCCGGCAAGATCCCCGGCAGCTTCTTCCGCCGTGAGGGCCGTCCCTCCGAGGACGCCATCCTCACCTGTCGCCTGATCGACCGCCCGCTGCGCCCGTCCTTCAAGAAGGGCCTGCGCAACGAGATCCAGGTCGTCGCGACGATCATGGCCCTCAACCCCGACCACCTGTACGACGTCGTGGCGATCAACGCCGCGTCCGCGTCCACGCAGCTGGCCGGTCTGCCCTTCTCCGGTCCGATCGGCGGCGTCCGCGTCGCGCTGATCAACGGCCAGTGGGTCGCGTTCCCGACGCACACCGAGCTCGAGGACGCCGTCTTCGACATGGTCGTCGCCGGCCGTGTCCTGGAGGACGGCGACGTCGCGATCATGATGGTCGAGGCCGAGGCCACCGAGAAGACCATCCAGCTGGTCCAGGGCGGCGCCGAGGCGCCGACCGAGGAGGTCGTCGCCTCCGGTCTGGACGCCGCGAAGCCCTTCATCAAGGTGCTCTGCAAGGCCCAGGCCGACCTCGCCGCGAAGGCCGCCAAGCCGACCGGCGAGTTCCCGGTCTTCCTCGACTACCAGGACGACGTCCTGGAGGCGCTGTCCGCCGCCGTCCGCCCGGAGCTCGCCTCCGCGCTGACCATCGCGGGCAAGCAGGACCGCGAGGCCGAGCTGGACCGCGTCAAGGTGCTCGCCGCCGAGAAGCTCCTGCCGGAGTTCGAGGGCCGCGAGAAGGAGATCTCCGCCGCGTACCGCTCGCTGACCAAGTCCCTGGTCCGTGAGCGCGTCATCAAGGAGAAGAAGCGCATCGACGGCCGTGGGCTGACGGACATCCGTACGCTCGCCGCCGAGGTCGAGGCCATCCCGCGCGTGCACGGCTCGGCGCTGTTCGAGCGTGGCGAGACGCAGATCCTGGGCGTCACCACCCTCAACATGCTCCGCATGGAGCAGCAGCTGGACACCCTCTCCCCGGTGACCCGCAAGCGCTACATGCACAACTACAACTTCCCGCCGTACTCCGTCGGCGAGACCGGCCGCGTCGGCTCCCCGAAGCGCCGCGAGATCGGCCACGGCGCCCTCGCCGAGCGCGCCATCGTGCCGGTCCTGCCGACGCGCGAGGAGTTCCCCTACGCGATCCGTCAGGTGTCCGAGGCCCTCGGTTCCAACGGCTCGACGTCCATGGGCTCGGTCTGCGCCTCCACCATGTCGCTGCTGAACGCCGGTGTGCCCCTGAAGGCCCCCGTCGCCGGTATCGCCATGGGCCTGATCTCCCAGGAGATCAACGGCGAGACGCACTACGTCGCCCTCACCGACATCCTCGGTGCGGAGGACGCCTTCGGCGACATGGACTTCAAGGTCGCCGGCACCAAGGAGTTCGTGACCGCCCTCCAGCTCGACACCAAGCTGGACGGCATCCCGGCCTCCGTCCTGGCCGCGGCCCTCAAGCAGGCCCGCGACGCCCGCCTCCACATCCTCGACGTGATGATGGAAGCGATCGACACGCCGGACGAGATGTCCCCGAACGCCCCGCGGATCATCACCGTCAAGATCCCCGTGGACAAGATCGGTGAGGTCATCGGCCCCAAGGGCAAGATGATCAACCAGATCCAGGAGGACACCGGCGCCGAGATCACGATCGAGGACGACGGCACCATCTACATCGGTGCCCAGGTCGGCTCGCAGGCCGAGGCCGCCCGCGCCACGATCAACGCGATCGCCAACCCGACCATGCCGGAGGTCGGCGAGCGCTACCTGGGCACCGTCGTGAAGACGACGACCTTCGGTGCGTTCGTGTCGCTGCTCCCGGGCAAGGACGGTCTGCTGCACATCTCGCAGATCCGTAAGCTCGCCGGCGGCAAGCGCGTGGAGAACGTCGAGGACGTTCTCGGTGTGGGCGCCAAGGTCCAGGTCGAGATCGCCGAGATCGACTCCCGCGGCAAGCTCTCCCTGATCCCCGTGGTCGAGGGCGAAGAAGCCGACGACGACAAGAAGGACGACACCGACAAGTGA